The following is a genomic window from Thermodesulfobacteriota bacterium.
CCGGGACGGTACATCAGTTTTTCGTCCCGATCCCAGAGGATCGTCCGTTCTCCCGAAGGGGCATCGATCAGGATCACCGCGACCTGATTGGTCGCACCAGGTTCGATCGTCACGGAGGAGACGTCCACCCCTTCCTCCCGGATCGACTCGAGGGAGTAGCGGCCCAGTTCATCATCGCCCACCTTCCCGATATATTTGGTTTTTACTCCCCAGCGGGCCAGGGCGACCATGGCGGTAGCCACCTGACCACCTCCTTGCTTCGAGAATCGGAGCACCTTCAGCTTCGAGTTGAACTCCGGAAAATGGGGGAGGACGGCGAGAAAGTCGACCGCGTTGAGGCCCATCCCTACCACATCGAAAGGCCTGTTTAGGAGGGGGAGATCGAAACGCATCCTTCTTGGATCGAGGATAGATTTGGATGGAGGGTCAGCCGATCGTCTTTCGGATCACCTCGGCGATCTCCTGGCAGTATTGCTCGGTCAGGTCGTGAGTGGGGCCTTCCACCATCACCCGGCACATGTTCTGGGTCCCGGAATAGCGTACCAGAACCCGGCCGTTGTCTCCCAGCTCCGACTCGACCCGTTTGATGATCTCTACAACCTTGGGCAACGAGGCGATCTCGGGTTTCTGCCTCACCTCGACATTGATCAGTTTTTGCGGGTAAATTTCCATCCACTTTGCCAGCTCGGAGAGGGGTTTTCCTGTCTCCACCATCGCGGCGATCAACTGGATGGCGGTGATGATCCCATCGCCCGTCGTGTGGTGTTCGAGAAAGATGGTGTGGCCCGCCTCCTCACCGCCGATGATCCCGCCCAACCGGAGCATCTCCTCCAGGACGTAGCGGTCTCCGACGGCAGAGGCATGGTGCTGAATGCCGTATCGCTTGCAGGCCACCTTGAGGCCGTAATTGCTCATCACCGTGCTGACCAGCAGGTTGTTCTTAAGCTTCCCTTTCTCTTTGAGGAGTTTGGCACAGATGATGAGGATCTGGTCGCCCGTGAGGACCTGGCCCTTTTCGTCCACGGCAATTAAACGATCGCCATCGCCATCGAAGGCCAGCCCGATGGCCGCTCCGGTCTCCAGGACCCGATGCCTCAAGTCCTGAGTATATTGGGAGCCACAGCGATCATTGATGTTGAGGCCGTTGGGGGTGTTGTGGATCACGTCCACGCTCGCCCCGAGCTCGAAGAAGGTGGTCGGCGCCACCTTATAGGTGGCCCCGTTGGCCGTATCGAGGACGATCTTCATCCCTTCCATCGAAAGGTCTCTGGGAAAGGTATTTTTAAGAAAGACGATATAGCGCCCCTGCACATCCTCGAGCCGAAAGGCCTGACCCATCTCTTTGGGAGGAGGGACCATTTCGGAGAGCCGATTTTCGAAGATGAGCTTTTCGATCTTCTCCTCCTCCTCGTCGGAGAGTTTGAAACCGTTCCCCGAAAAAATTTTGATGCCATTGTCCTGGTAAGGATTGTGAGAGGCCGAAATCACAATCCCTGCATCGGCCCTCATGCTCTGGGTGATGAAGGCGATGCCGGGCGTGGGAAGGACGCCCACCAGGTAGGGATGGCCTCCCATCGACGTGATGCCCGATTCGAGGGCCCCTTCGAGCATATAGCCGGAGATGCGGGTATCTTTGCCGATGATAATCCTCGTTTTATGGTTGGGCTTTTTTAAAAGATAGGTCATCGCCTGCCCCACGGAGAAGGCCACATAGGCATCCATCGGATATCGATTGGCCTCCCCTCGAATTCCGTCTGTGCCAAACAACTTCCCCATGGTTCCCCCTTCAGGTCTCTCCGATTCCCTTGAACAACCTCAAGGCCGGCAGGCCCCTCTTGGCCTTCAGGCACGTGTTCAGAACGATGGCATCGAGCCACGCGGTGCCTACGGACGATATCTTGGTAGGCAGGCCCTGGATGACCTTGAGGTAGTGGTCCCCATGCTCTCTCTTCTGCTTGAGAAGGCCGTCGAGGAAGGTATCCCGCTCCTCCTCCCCGGCCCTATGGGTGGCCTCGGCGTCGAGCAGCCCCTCAAGGTCTTTTCCTTTTTCAAAGAACTCCTGTTTGGCTTTTTGATGTTCAGGACCCTTTGGGGCGGTAAGATCGATGGCCTCG
Proteins encoded in this region:
- the glmM gene encoding phosphoglucosamine mutase, with product MGKLFGTDGIRGEANRYPMDAYVAFSVGQAMTYLLKKPNHKTRIIIGKDTRISGYMLEGALESGITSMGGHPYLVGVLPTPGIAFITQSMRADAGIVISASHNPYQDNGIKIFSGNGFKLSDEEEEKIEKLIFENRLSEMVPPPKEMGQAFRLEDVQGRYIVFLKNTFPRDLSMEGMKIVLDTANGATYKVAPTTFFELGASVDVIHNTPNGLNINDRCGSQYTQDLRHRVLETGAAIGLAFDGDGDRLIAVDEKGQVLTGDQILIICAKLLKEKGKLKNNLLVSTVMSNYGLKVACKRYGIQHHASAVGDRYVLEEMLRLGGIIGGEEAGHTIFLEHHTTGDGIITAIQLIAAMVETGKPLSELAKWMEIYPQKLINVEVRQKPEIASLPKVVEIIKRVESELGDNGRVLVRYSGTQNMCRVMVEGPTHDLTEQYCQEIAEVIRKTIG